A segment of the Solea solea chromosome 14, fSolSol10.1, whole genome shotgun sequence genome:
GTTGACTCTTTGTCTAATAGTCATGCAGAGTCAAGGCCATGCATTACCAAAGTAGAAAACTGTGACACTTCAAAGATAGAGTCTGAAACTTACACAGGTAAAAagtcttttaaatgtgacacttgTGGAAAAAGGTTTGTTTATAAGTCTCGACTGATTATACACATGAAAGTCCACGCAGGAGAGAAACCATTTTCTTGCACAACATGTGGATCGCGTTTTATTTCGCGTAAGGACTTGATAgtccatgaaagaattcactccGGTGAAAGGccatattcctgtaaaacatgtggaaggAGTTTTGCTCTCAAGCAGAGTTTGGCAGgccatgaaagaattcactctggtgagaagccctattcctgtaaaacatgtggaaaggaTTTTGCTCTAAGCCAGAATTTGGCAgtccatgaaagaattcactctggtgagaGGCCATATTCCTGTAAAATATGTGGAAAGCGTTTTATTCAAAGCCAGAGTTTGACAgtccatgaaagaattcactctggtgagaAGCCATATTCCTGTAAAATATGTGGAAAGCGTTTTCTTAGAAGTTCGCATGTGATAATacatgaaagaattcactctggtgagaAGCCCTAtttctgtaaaacatgtggaaagagTTTTACGCAAAGGCAGGATTTGATAAGacatgaaagaattcactctggtgagaagccatattcctgtaaaacatgtggaaagggTTATAGTCGAAAATTGTGTTTGACAATCCATGAAAGAACTCACTCAGGCAAGAAGCCATAAACCTGTACAACGCGTTCAGTCAAGGTTTGTCTTTGGTAGAACATAAAAAAACCTAATTTAAGTCAGAAGCCATGTTTCTGTAAAACGTGGTAAGTGCTTTATTTGAAAGGAGAATTTGCCAATCCATATAAAACCACACAGAAGTGAAGCCTTTCTcctgtgaaacatgtggaaaggaTTCTTGATATAAGTTCAGTTTGATAGAACATGAAAGAATTCATGCAGTTCATCCATCTTAAGTCTTTTACATTCCAGCATCATTTCCTCCCCCTTGGCCTCTGTAACGTGAAAATAATTTACACTTCCATGGTTACCTAGGTGGCACCCAGGTTTAGTTTTCCAGTAAACCCTACTCTACCCTCCCACCCTGTTCCCTCTCCAATTTCCCAGTGCCCATATAATCAACAAAACCCCCTCTGTGAAATAAattttttttgggctttttatggcctttagggaggttttacaaatgtgaaactccatgaatttaaaatatacaatataaagatctatacatgtcTTGAGGTGTGCATGTCCCGTGCACACTTTTACAGGATTCTCTTATACTATTGTTGTCAATgtgaaaattgctttttgggccgcgtgagtattttttgttgcagtaccacgagtggccaccatgacaaaattatcttcaaggcagagggggcggtgctctatccagtgcTGATAATACATCCATGCTCATGCTGAGGAGGTGGGAACTAGCTGggttcatagttcacacacCAGAGTTTTTCCATaactgtcagtcacttttggacatatggaagcTGGATGTTGTCAATattgattataaaatataacataattATATCAACAAGCTTTGTTAAATATCTATGTGAAATAGTTGAGAAAATTGGTTCAAACCCAATACAAtttttattagtcatgtttgtcCCAATTTCTTATGCCTGTTTTTATTTGCTGTTAGTTTATCGATGTATATCTTATTTTAtactgagtgtgtttttctacttttcaAGTATCACTCATTGAAATGGGAAGCTTTTTATATCTTGTGTTTCATTCCTTTTGTACCCTTCTCTCATTGTATTCatcgtttttattgtttggtaaaaaaatatgaaaacaacccAACGTTACTGGGTTGGCAAAGTTGATGAGTATgtataaatgaattcaaataaaaacatgtaataacaTGCTTCTCAATTATCTTTATTTGTAGGTGCTTCCCCCCTTCCGCCTCCACGAACCACATCCTCCCCCCACCCTGAAAAGCTTGTTCAGCCCCTGGTTGACACAGACGAAAACAAGCATAGTCGTGCACATAAATCACACAAGTGACTAAACGATCAACAACAGGAATGGCCAGCGTGGTAAATCCTAAAGCAGCCTTCTTTAACTGCAAGTATAGCCAATACCTTTCACTACTTAAAAGGAAATAATATATACGTCAAATGCACATTATGTTCTGGGCAAAAGTGCTTATCCACGTCGCTGTCAAGCAAAACACAAGTTTAGGTTTGTGTACACTGTTCCTGTtaataatatattgtattaagtgtccatttcattataatattcagatttacctaAATAATTGAACATTTTAAGCTCTGTTAAAGGGGGGGGAGGTGGGGTCCAATTCTTTGAGCACTTAAAATGTACTTGAAGGTAACGCAATAGTTATTTTCCTCAGTAACTTTACTTTTATCATTTGTAACTCAGTAAGTTACTTTTTGGGAGAAGTCACTAGTAACTGTAACTAAGTAATGTTTCCAACACTGCCTGCAATTCCTCCCACTACGTCTCCTCATCGTTGCTTGACACTAACAAATGTTTGCAACCagagcaccacacacacacacacacacacactctgcttcaGCAGAGAAAGCAGCTCGGAGCAAACATTGATGAAAAGTATGTTGTGcttgttttatagttttttctTGTTGCATAAAAAGAAGGGGGTTCAAACACAACCCAGCGATCCACTCGGCAGATCGACAACACTTGTTGGTGTGAAAGGCCTTTACACTCAGAAAGATGAATAGGTAATAATGGCCACATTTAAGTGTGTGCAAGTGCAGTTTGTTAGTAATCACgtcatttgtatttgtcattaataaaaaaacatgtttaaacgTACATATCTGCCTTCTGTCATTTACCTTCCTGTTCCAACAACATGAATGCATTTTTCCGTCATATTTAGAAATGTTTATTAATCGTAATTAATCTACAGCTACTTCATGattatcacattttaatttttaatcgtTTGGCAGCCCTCACTTATTGTCTTTCCAAAGTGTCGGCCCGAGCCTTtagggggccctaagcagaatttgataCAAGATGACACttgtatcatttaaaaatagtCGTAAAgcaaaaccttttattttctggaataaatatttaaacgGAAGTAGTTAAATATGGTGATTGGGTGGAACAAACTTTTACTACATAATGAACTTCCAGAGATACAGAAATACACTACAGACCCGTTAGatttgaaacacacaaaaactcttCCGTAGTATTATACGTTAATAAAAAAGTTAGATGTAAATTAATATCGTCGCAGGTCATCCAAGTCGTTAGGTGTCGCTGTAGTTGTCTGCCAATATGGCCACCCGAAACTGTGGTCTCCGGTACTGCAGACACatacttgtctttttttggccATAAGGGATATTTAACAACCATGACATTGAATCggtgaattaaataaatgatttaaatcataTAAACATCATATGTCCGTGTCTTCAATtgtcctgtgtcctgttttACAGGCCCATCTTGGACACAGCGGTAACCCAGCGGAAGTAGACATCACAAAgcggaagtaaacaaacagtTAGCTAGCAGCGTTAGCTCTGTACTCCCGGTAAATACCGTGAAGAGggtgttgtgttcatgtgtcgcAGGTAAAATATTCCTGTTGTTAGCGAAGCAGCGATGTCttcacttcagtgtttcagAGATTTAATCACCGAGCGTCTAACTGTTGCTGCTGAAGAAATATTCAGACACGTAGAAAGAACCGTCGTAGAGTACGAGGAAGAGTTGGATCGTCAGCGCAAACTGTTGGAGATCGTTTGCAAACCTCGAGTAAAGTTAAAGCGAATAGGTAAAACCACAATGGTCCTTTTAAATACTAACAAGTTAATGTGACTCATAATGCACTAATTACAACGTGTTTTCATACACATACCAATATAATCAGTTGTTTTACCTAAATAATATAACacatagtttagtttagttgaaAATATGCTTTGACCTGTTTTGTAACCACAAGGTTTTGActaaacataaaaaatacaaaaatataaagttaacattcaCAACAGTAGACTGAAGTACATGGAACAATAGAAGCTAAATGTAAAGTGTTGACTCTAGAGGAAGTAAGCAGATGCTTAAACACTGTCTTATAGATGTTTACCAAAAGGGACAAAATAATAACTTTAGATGTTTAGCTTTGCACAGTGATCATTTACAGTTTAACCTTCAACTACCTTGGAGAACTTTGTCTTAAACCATGACACAATTTTTAAACTGAGTATGAAGTATGTATTTTCTAAATTCTCTAAACTTTGTaaacttaaaatgatttttgaAGGTCACACTGGTCCAAGGAGCTCACATTCTCCACCTGCTGGACTATAATGGTAATTTAAATGAAGGGTTTGGTAGGTTGACCAAATTTAGTTCAATTCCATCTGGATTTGAGTAAGGAGTGACTGAATTAACCTTTTTTAATAGGTTCCATTTTGCAGTTGTTATGAATTTACCAATAACTATCCAATCTTAAGCTAACTTCCTTCTAAATGTACTTCAATGTCAATTGTAATCtattcctttgtgtgtgtagagcttccacagcagcatgtctgtcaagaggaggaggttctcactgagcagcagctctggaaccaggagaggaactccagtctggaccaagaggaaccagagtcactacagattaaagaggagcaggaggaaatcTGCACCAGTCATGAGGGAGAACAGCTTGAAGTGAAGCAGGAGGCTGACACATTAATGTTGACTCCTGAAAATGAGGAAAGTGACCACATGGAACCAGGAAGAAATGAGGAAGATGTGGATCTTCAGCACAGACTACATATGAAGTGGGGCCCTGTAGTAAAGTTACAGAGGACAGGTATGTACAGCCAGGATGTGGcttctgttttactttgattttcCTCAAAccaaatttgtttgtttttcaccatgATTAGATATGATTAAGAAAGGAATGAAAGACCCATCcattatctcagctgacatagggcaataggcagAGTACACCCTTGACATACCTATTATCAATTTAGAGtcaccaatttacctaatccccgtattgcatgtttttgcacaacATCCATGTGGACGTACATTAGTTCCATTGTTGATATAACTtatctttaaaatataaacttggctttctttaaattaaacttaatttaGACACAGAAGTCCCTTTTAACAGCAAGAAATCTTTGACAGAGccagacaaaaatacaaaaatgtatcTCGGCCAGTTGGTGTGTAAGGGAAAATGGGGGATAGAGGAGGGGTGGAGGAAGAAGTacaaacagaagagagagagagagagagagaccaggagcagatgtaGTCATAGGTTTAGACCGAACAGTTCTGAATTGGTTATGACATGTTTTTCGATGAACAGCTGATTCAGCTGATGCTGGTTCAGGTGGAGCAATATGGGACAGAAAAAGGGCCTGACCCGAGCCAGGTAGAAGATCAATGACATATAAATGTCTCTTGACTTCCTCTCATAAGAAGTTTCAGTTGGGAGGACACAGCAGAAAAACGTCTTGGCGCTGGTTGAAGAGGTGAAGGTGCTCCATATGCAGAAGAAAGATAGAAAGTGTATACGACTACAACCAGGTTGAAGCTTGCCACCCGCTACCTTGgagaaacaacaatgacaagCCAGCTTTTCTACTAAGATTTGTTAACAGGAAGCACAGGGCTGCACTCCTTAAACAGGGAAGGATGCTCAAAGGCACAGATGTTTGGGGCAGCGTTTAGCTCACTTGTTAGAGCTGCCGCCCCATGTTGAGGTCACAGTCCTCACCGCAGGCGGCCTCGGTTCAAATGCGGTTCAAATCCCGTTCAAATCATGGTACTGATGGTGAGGAGGATAGAGGAGCAGGAAAAGCTGGAATGAGTGTTCTCATTACAATAAACAGACTGGATTGGACTTGGAACTGAGTAGATGtaacagaacaaacacaaacataatgcTCAGTGATGGAGCTCAACCTACATTAAGTGATAATGGACACGTAACACAGTGGATACAGGAACATGAACAACAGGAACTGACAGTTAAAGCGGCACATTGGACATAGAACAGGATATCAATTTTGATTCTTCTCCACCATAAACGACACATGCTATTACTACAACAATAATCAATACAATGGTAACATTATAGCAAGGACAAACTACTTTTAATCTACTTCAATGGCTGAAGTTAAATACAAAATTTAACAGCATCAGGGATTATCTGCACACATTGCAACAGCCGTTTAATGTAATCACTGTTTCTGAAATCTGGATTACTACCGAAAGGGGAATGAATTTATACATAACAAAGGGCAGAGCAAAGGTGAAGATGGTGTTGCAATATATGTTGATCTGAATTTGAATTTCAAGGTGGTTGACAGCCTTCTTGAATGTCTCACAAAACAGATTtgtatagaaaagaaaaaaatattttattatcagtTGTGTATATCAAGCCCCGGGTTCTAGTATCTGCAAGTTCAGGGAATAGATGGAAAGCATGgtaataaaaatggaaaataataatatctcaGGAGTACAAACAAAGTACTGCTTGTGCTTTGTtatgttgtgattgttttatcttttaattgTTGTCAGCAATGTTGTAACatcactgtgtctttgtctgtagagcttccacagcagcatgTCCCTAAAGACGAGgaggttctcactgagcagcagctctgtaaccAGGAGAGCGactccagtctggaccaagaggaaccagagtcaCAACAGAGTAAAGAGGAGCAGGTGACGATCTGCACCAGTCATGAGGGAGAACATCTTGAAGTGAAGCAGGAGGCTGATACATTATTGTTGACTCCTGTTAAAGAGGAAAGTGACCACCAGCTCTTCTCTCACAGCTCTCCTGTAGCTCAGAGTCAAGATCAGACAGGAAATCACCATGTTGACTCTTTGTCTCATGGAAGTGAGAGATGTAACAGGGACAAAGTAGAAAACTGTGACACATCAAAGATTGAGTCTGAAACTCACACAGGTAAAaagtcttttaaatgtgaaacttgTGGAAAAAGTTTTGTTTATAAGTCTCGACTGATTATACATATGAAAgtccacacaggagagaaaccttTTTCTTGCACAACATGTGGGAAGTGTTTTGGTTCAAGTAAGGACTTGATAGTCCATGGaagaattcactctggtgagaggccatattcctgtaaaacatgtggcaAGCGTTTTATCCAGAGGGGGGACTTGATAGTCCATGGaagaattcactctggtgagaggccatattcctgtaaaacatgtggcaAGCGTTTTATCCAGAGGGGGAATTTAATAAtccatgaaagaattcactctggtgagaAGCCCTATTCCTGTAAATCATGTGGAAGGAGTTTTGGTCAAAGTTCTCATTTGATAAGACATGAAAAAATTCACACAGATGAGAGGCCACATTCCTGTAAAAtgtgtggaaagtgttttattCAAAGATCGCATTTGATAgtccatgaaagaattcactctggtgaaaagccatattcctgtaaaacatgtggaaagtgttttattCAGAGGGGGAGTTTGGTAGAACATGAAAGAATTCACACTGGCATGAAGCTACATTCCTGTAGAATATGTGGAAAAATTTTCATTCAGAGGGGGGTTTTGATAGAACATGAAAGAACTCACACTGGTGAGAAGCCacattcctgtaaaacatgtggaaagtgttATAGTCGAAAGGCGAATTTGACAGTCCATGAAAGAACTCACATAGGCAAGAAGCTATAAACCTGTACAACACATGGAAAGTGTTTCAGTCAAGGTTTGTCTTTggtacaacacaaaaaaactttcAGTTTGATAGAACATGAAAGATTTCATTCAGTTCTTTGATGCTTTCACATTCCAGCATCATTTCCTCCCCCTTGGCCTCTTTTCCGTGAAAATAATTTACACTTCCATGGTTACCCAGGTGGCACCCAGCTTTATTTTTCCAGTAATCCCAACTCTACCCTCCCACCCTGTcttctcgattaatcgcttggtctataaaatatcagaaaacctgaaaaaatgttgattggtgttcgtcaaacctggaaatgatgatgttctcaaatgtcttgttttgtccacaaaccaaaatgattgtcttttaatgatttctttgttatccggagcaaagtgatgaaaaaataaacaatcagaaatcttgttttaatcgtacaaaaaaccttcaaaccgattatcgattatcaaaatagttgttgattaattcagtaatcgattaataatcgattaatcgtttcagctctatattTAACCCCACCCAGGTGACAAAGCTTCTCAACCTATCTTTATGAGGGAGAGCCCAGACACTCCGCAGAGGAAATCCTTTTGGCCGCTTGTATCTGCAATCTCGTTCTTTCCGTCACTATCCATAGCTCTTGACCATAGATGCGGGTAGGAATGTACTGTAGATTGACCGGTAGGTCGAGAGCTTCCCCTTTTGGCTCAGCTCCTTCTTCAACAGGACAGAGCAATGCAGAGCCCACGTTACTGCGGACGCCGCTCTGATCCGCCTGTCGATCTCCAACTCCATTCTTTCCTCACTTGTGAACAAGAACCTGAGATACTTCAACTCCTCTACTTGGAGCAGGATCTCATTCCTGACCCAAGGGTGGAGTGCCCTACTCCACCCTTTTCCCCACGTAGGACCATGGTGTCAGATTTGGAGTCGCTTTTCAAATTGCAATTCAAAACTCGCCAGTTTAAAGAAGCATGCAACTTATCACCACCTGTCTCTCTAtaaagtgttttcattttctaattacatgttttttaaacatatcttttattgttttgaaaGGTGATTTTagaagaaaatgaatgtattatgtttgggagacagaaaaaaaaaacattgagtcTAAACccgttttttgttcttttcttatATATGATGATTGTCTTTAACTCTGCAACAGTGTTGCTTTCAATCATTTATTGTAGGGCTGTAAAATATAACTGTTAACGCAAGGTGATATAATTGGTGGAATTATCATGGTAACTTTTTAACGCATGTGCAGGATGACCCGCTCCGTTTTAACGGCGTTACTTTTTTCAGTAACGAGTAATCTAATTATTGTTTCAATCATGATAACACGTTACCGTTACTGCCAAAAATGCGGCGTCTTACTTTAATTATTAGCATCACTAGCAACAATTATTAGCACACCTTTGCAccgcatgagtattttttgttgcagtaccacaagtggccaccatgacaaaattgtctcCAAGGCagaggggcggtgctctatccagttcttttAGTACAACCATGGCGTTCTCCCCCTCCCACTCCTGTTGCCTCAAACATGACACCAGCTTTGAGTGTGAccggctgatgattggctgttctgcctTAAATCCCGCCTCTCCTGGTGTGTTAGATTTAATGTTCTGCTTGTGCTCATGGATGTATTAGAGCACCTCCCCTTTGGCTCGGTTAactcctatggagttgctcattCAGcacatatgacaaaaaagtttttgacttcctggtttatttccgGGTTTTGCGGCACATAGAGCATgtgcagtagtgttactcccataatttatgacgtcactctgggaaataagatttatctgggctttttatggcctttatgaagattttacaaatgtgaaactccataaattaaacatatagaatataaagatctttACTATGTCCATGTCTTGAGATGTCCTTAGAGTCTCTGTGTGGTCAATAGGaaaattgcttctttttttttatgtctgtttttatttcctgtttgtttgttgatgtgtttattattttatactgaatgtgtttttatacttttctaGTATCACTCATTTAAATGGGAAACACTTGTGTTTCATACCTTTTGGGTTTGGCAAAGTTGATGAGTTTGTATGAAtgaattcaaattaaaacatgtaaTAACATAATTCTCAATTATGATTCTCAATTTGTAGAAAAGCCCCTGGTTGACACAAACGAAAGCAAGCATAGTCgtacaaataaatcacacaagtgAGTAAACGATCAACAGGAATGGCGAGCGTGGTAAATCCTAAAGCAGCCTTCTTTAACTGCAAGTATAGCCAATACTTTTCACTACTTAAAGGAAATAATTTATATGTTAAATGCACATTATGTCCTGGACAAAAGTGCTTCTCCACGTCAGTGTCAAGCAAAACACAAGTACACTGTTCCTGTTAGTAATATATTGTATTAAGTGTCcatttcattatatttattCAGATTTACCATGAATAATTGAACATGCCTATATTTAGAAATGTTGATTAATCGTAATTAATCCACAGCTACCCCATGATAATCACATTCAAAtttttaatcgtttgacagcccTCACttattgtctttttatttgtattttatgcaTGGATTATCATTGCCACCCtgtcatttaaatgattttcatttatCAAGAGGATGcctttttgatgttttgtttttatttacacagaTAAGAAGCCATATCCTtgtgaaatatgtaaatatttttcaacatttatatCAGAAACAAAAAATGTCCATGAGGCAATGAGGATTTCTCTTTTAGGAGCTGAAATTAGCAAACATATCCCTGTGCATATCCAATGAGAACATTAGCTGGTGAAATGTGACCCTGTGGCTTTAAAGGAATGATTACAGCAGATTCTTGTTTTTGATCAATTCAAAAATACTTTGCAGGCCCTACAAAGTGGAGTTGACAACAAAGTTACGTCTCCATATGTAACCACAAGGGGGCGAGAGAGGTCAGTTTACCATGAAAGCCATTCTGCCAAAATATTAGATCCTTCTGTAAAGTGatgttgaacaacctgattctTAGTTTTTACATAAGAGCTAAAATTCTAGATAAAGACAGCGacagataaaaaatataatgggAGATGTTGACTGACATAAAGAAACCTGTGCAGGGAGACCATTTaagatgaaataatgataatgaaataattatGCTGAATACAAAAACTGCCCCACATGAATCTctcatatttattattagtatttggATGAAGTTCACTTTTAAAAATATGAGTCGTACACTACAGACCGTTagatttgaaacacacacaaaactcttCCGTAGTAGTGTACGTCAATAAAGAAGTTAGACGTAAATTAATGTCGTCGAAGGTCATCCAAGTCGTTAGATGTCGCTGTAGTTGAAACTGTGCTCTCCGGTACTGCAGACACATACTTGTCTTTTGTGGCCATAAGGGATATTTAACAACAATTAAATTGAATCGTTGAAttcaataaatgatttaaatcataTAAACATCATATGTCCACGTCTCAAAttgtcctgtgaacagtttcACCGGTCCATCTTGGACACAGCGCTAACCCAGCGGAAGTAGACACCATAAAgcggaagtaaacaaacaaagagctaGCAGCGTTAGCTCCGTACTCTGCATGCGGACATAAAAAGCGTGAAGAGggtgttgtgttcatgtgtcgcAGGTAAAATATTCTGTTGTTAGCGAAGCAGCGATGTCttcacttcagtgtttcagAGATTTAATCACCGAACGACTAACTGTTGCTGCTGAAGAAATATTCAGACACGTCGAAAGAACCGTCGTAGAGTACGAGGAAGAGTTGGATCGTCAGCGCAAACTGTTGGAGATCGTTTGCAAACCTCGAGTAAAGTTAAAGCGAATAGGTAAAACCACAATGGTCTTTTTAAATACTAACAAGTGAATGTGACTCATAATGCACTATTCACAACGTGTTTTCATACACATACCAATATAATCAGTCGTTTTACTTAAATAATAGAACacagtttttagtgttttagaaAATAAgctttgacttattttgtatCCACGAGGTTTTGACTaaaggacaaaaatgtaaagttaACATTCAGAACAATAGACTGAAATACATGGAACAATAGAAGCTAAATGTAAAGTGTTGACTGCAGAGGAAGTAAGCAGACGCTTAAACACTGTCTTATAGATGTTTACCAACAGCGACAGAGCATTAACATTCTCCACCTGCTGGACTATAATGGTAATTTAAATGAAGGGTTTGGTAGGTTGACCAAATTTAGTTAATCTCCACCTGGATTTGATTAAGGAGTTGACTGAATTAACCTTTTTTAATAGGTTACATTTTGCAGTTGTTATAAATTTACCAATAACTATCCAATCTTAAACTAACTTCCTTCTAAATGTACTTCAATGTCAATTGTAATCTATTCCTTTGTCTGTagagcttccacagcagcatgtccctaaagaggaggaggttctcactgagcagcagctctgtaaccaggagaggaactccagtctggaccaagaggaaccagagtcactacagattaaagaggagcaggaggaaatcTGCACCAGTCATGAGGGAGAACAGCTTGAAGTGAAGCAGGAGGCTGATACATTAATGTTGACTCCTGAAAATGAGGAAAGTGACCACATGGAACCAGGAAGAAATCTTCAGCACAGACTCTTTATGAAGTGGGGCCCTGTAATAAAGTTACAGAGGACAGGTATGTACAGCCAGGATGCGGcttctgttttactttgattttcCTCAAaccaaatttgtttttttttcaccatgaTTAGATATGATTAAGAAAGGAATGAAAGACCCACCcattatctcagctgacatagggcaataggcagggtacaccctggacagttctccagtccattgcagggccacacacgaagacaaacaaccatttactctcacattcatacCTATTATTAATTTAGAGacaccaatttacctaatccccgtATTGGATGTtttttcacaacatccatgtgGACGTACATTAGTTCCATTGTTGATTTAACTtatctttaaaatataaacttgttttttttaaattatactaAATTTGGACACAGAACTTCCCTTTAACAGCAAAAAATCTTTGACAGAGccagacaaaaatacaaaaatgtaccTCGGCCAGTTGGTGTgtaaggaaaaatgggggacagaggaggggtggaggacagagaggaaggagaagtacaaacagaagagagagagagagaccaggagcagatgtaGTCATAGGTTTAGACCGAACAGTTCTGAATTGGTTATGACATGTTTTTCGATGAACAGCTGATTCAGCTGATGCTGGTTCAGGTGGAGCAATATGGGACAGAAAAAGGGCCTGACCCGAGCCAGGTAGAAGATCAATGACATATAAATGTCTCTTGACTTCCTCTCATAAGAAGTTTCAGTTGGGAGGACACAGCAGGAAAACGTCTTGGCGCTGGTTGAAGAGGTGAAGGTGTTCCATATGCAGAAGAAAGATAGAAAGTGTATACGACTACAACCAGGTTGAAGCTTGCCACCCGCTACCTTGgagaaacaacaatgacaagCCAGCTGTTCTACTAAGATTTGTTAACAGGAAGCACAAGGCTGCACTCCTTAAACAGGGAAGGATGCTCAAAGGCACAGATGTTTGGGGCAGCGTTTAGCTCACTTGTTAGAGCTGCCGCCCCATGTTGAGGTCACAGTCCTCACCGCAGGGGGCCTCGGTTCAAATGCGGTTCAAATCCCGTTCAAATCATGGTACTGATGGTGAGGAGGATAGAGGAGCAGGAAAAGCTGGAATGAGTGTTCTCATTACAATAAACAGACTGGATTGGACTTGGAACTGAGTAGATGtaacagaacaaacacaaacataatgcTCAGTGATGGAG
Coding sequences within it:
- the LOC131472173 gene encoding zinc finger protein 391-like isoform X3 — its product is MSSLQCFRDLITERLTVAAEEIFRHVERTVVEYEEELDRQRKLLEIVCKPRVKLQRIELPQQHVRKEEEVLTEQQLWNQERNSSLDQEEPESLQIKEEQAEICTSHEGEQLEVKQETDTLLLTPENEESDHMEPGRNLHHRVFMKWGPVVRLQRTELPQQHVPKEEEVLTEQQQWNQERNSSLDQEEPESLQSTEEQEADTLLLTPVKEESDHMEPEPDSDHQLLSHSSPVAQSQDQTGSHHVDSLSNSHAESRPCITKVENCDTSKIESETYTGKKSFKCDTCGKRFVYKSRLIIHMKVHAGEKPFSCTTCGSRFISRKDLIVHERIHSGERPYSCKTCGRSFALKQSLAGHERIHSGEKPYSCKTCGKDFALSQNLAVHERIHSGERPYSCKICGKRFIQSQSLTVHERIHSGEKPYSCKICGKRFLRSSHVIIHERIHSGEKPYFCKTCGKSFTQRQDLIRHERIHSGEKPYSCKTCGKGYSRKLCLTIHERTHSGKKP